From a region of the Lactuca sativa cultivar Salinas chromosome 4, Lsat_Salinas_v11, whole genome shotgun sequence genome:
- the LOC111889821 gene encoding probable arabinosyltransferase ARAD1, translated as MIGKTVTSLVIFLVTIFITYSITTGGLGSGRFGTVDLKSQLSFFSIPKNDTALPCRSRSPLRVFMYDLPKRFNVGMMSSKFAGDDNSPLNANNLPMLPQYAGLHQQHSVEYWMMASLLYENATVDESSEAVRVSNPDAADVFFVPFFSSMSFNTHGKNMTDPDTEFDRQLQVDILKFLRESTYWQRTSGRDHVIPVHHPNAFRFLREEVNASILIVADFGRYSKSMANLHKDVVAPYMHVVKSFMDDDSPNPYKLRTTLLFFRGRTVRKAEGKVRAKLEKILKGYSDVHFEAGYATGEGINASTQGMRTSRFCLHPAGDTPSSNRLFDAIVSHCVPVIVSDHIELPFESELDYSKFSVFFSVKEALVPGYMVEELRKIPEERWVEMWGRLKEIAHHYEYEYPPKKDDAVNMVWKEVRSKVPAERLAVNRNRRLKVHDWW; from the exons ATGATAGGTAAAACAGTCACATCACTCGTGATCTTTCTCGTAACCATCTTCATCACATACTCAATCACAACCGGAGGTTTAGGATCCGGACGATTTGGTACAGTTGATTTGAAATCCCAGTTATCTTTCTTCTCCATTCCCAAAAATGATACCGCATTACCTTGTCGCAGCCGATCTCCGCTCAGGGTTTTCATGTACGATTTGCCCAAGAGGTTTAATGTCGGTATGATGAGCAGTAAGTTCGCCGGAGATGATAATTCGCCGTTGAATGCCAATAATCTGCCGATGTTGCCGCAGTATGCAGGGTTACACCAACAACATAGTGTGGAGTATTGGATGATGGCGTCGCTCTTATATGAAAATGCTACGGTTGATGAGAGCAGCGAGGCGGTGAGGGTTTCGAATCCTGATGCAGCGGATGTGTTCTTCGTTCCGTTTTTCTCTTCGATGAGTTTCAATACTCACGGGAAGAACATGACAGATCCCGATACTGAATTTGATCGACAATTACAG GTTGACATCCTTAAATTTTTGCGGGAATCTACCTATTGGCAAAGAACTTCTGGAAGAGATCATGTAATTCCAGTGCATCATCCAAATGCTTTCAGATTTCTTCGGGAAGAGGTGAATGCATCTATTCTCATTGTTGCAGATTTTGGAAGATACTCAAAAAGCATGGCAAATTTGCATAAAGACGTTGTTGCCCCTTATATGCATGTGGTAAAGTCTTTCATGGATGATGACTCTCCAAATCCTTACAAATTGCGTACCACTCTTCTTTTCTTCAGAGGAAGAACAGTAAGAAAAGCC gAAGGAAAAGTTCGTGCCAAGCTGGAAAAAATACTAAAAGGTTATTCAGATGTACATTTTGAAGCAGGCTACGCTACAGGAGAAGGCATAAACGCT TCAACGCAGGGGATGCGGACATCAAGATTCTGTTTACATCCAGCTGGCGACACGCCGTCTTCTAACCGACTGTTTGATGCTATCGTGAGCCACTGTGTACCGGTGATTGTAAGCGACCATATTGAGCTCCCTTTTGAGTCGGAATTAGACTACTCAAAGTTTTCGGTTTTCTTTTCGGTAAAAGAGGCGTTGGTTCCGGGGTATATGGTTGAAGAGCTTAGGAAAATACCCGAAGAGAGGTGGGTTGAAATGTGGGGTCGGCTTAAAGAAATTGCACATCATTATGAATATGAGTACCCTCCCAAAAAAGATGATGCGGTTAATATGGTGTGGAAGGAGGTTAGGAGTAAAGTTCCTGCTGAAAGACTTGCTGTAAATAGAAACCGCAGACTCAAAGTGCACGATTGGTGGTGA